One genomic region from Clarias gariepinus isolate MV-2021 ecotype Netherlands chromosome 22, CGAR_prim_01v2, whole genome shotgun sequence encodes:
- the usp19 gene encoding ubiquitin carboxyl-terminal hydrolase 19 isoform X3: protein MASSSASGEASRRRAQRGAEESSSKKKQKDRANQESREAKRAATAANQETKKDVFLDWKQNADEVIVRLRCGEAVLKVENVDTAFSDTACQVRFPDGREWSCHLHAEIESSCTKVLYKEKASILHLVMHKKIPFNNWPTLMNNQETNPVDILRENGCSHKSSTEWSEKSSLSSGPLKTSSRLAEKAPPTDQKCSKSDRGVKRGMKNKQTGNPESTGVKVSETRPGNKGDQTPEPTAKRTVRPYKSTAEPTVASSPAQEHQLKPITSHESAPVPFAPQEGKSESQTKACQDPQKEKKVEKKTDRTIQAEASEYKDKVIVREQRPESHEPPRVIPPTPCETHKPRETNSGETATEDTLKNKEQERTDGAMQDRRQTDVPAHHVESEEAVPPADSKKQGIKNTEEEKRDRSKEEPCEKSIEKNDRGPEPMVNLSFVKNDSYEKGIDLMVVNVYLKEICREISKVLFREQDFTLIFQTCDANFLRQHPDCGPNTVFRWQVKLRNLIQPEQCSFSFTPSRIDITLRKRHSQRWGGLEAQVPQVGGAKVAVPSGPSSLDKSQPGSSQHALPAKEEPRAGEEKPKSSRASEEGTLDAVVPRSVSDHVPIKQEPAITTPKPTCMVQPMTHAPPVGSERPEEEEEKKVCLPGFTGLVNLGNTCFMNSVIQSLSNTRELRDYFHDRAFETEINCNNPLGTGGRLAIGFAVLLRALWKGTHHAFQPSKLKAIVASKASQFTGYAQHDAQEFMAFLLDGLHEDLNRIQNKPYTETVDSDGRQDEVVAEEAWQRHKMRNDSFIVDLFQGQYKSKLVCPMCSKVSITFDPFLYLPVPLPQKQKVLTVFYFAKEPHKKPVKFLVSVSKENSSTAEVLESISRSVRVKPENLKLAEVVKNHFHRIFLPSHSLDTVSSADTLFCFEVLSKELTKEKVVLLRVHQRLQVPSIPIAKCAACQKPPLSDDEKLRRCTRCYRVGYCNQTCQKNHWPNHKSLCRPNSENVGMPFLISVPESRLTYTRLTQLLEGYSRYSVNVFRPPFQSGRTSPEVNLSRADHSPTTSSIAEGHGTEEEEIDSLEAGHDQEQDHVSSEVAAAAQASFHSAGDPNLQSTHTTDSGFSELLSSSQDPFGEKETSCEKAVKPEAAVTGYQQPSDCSYRSGSQFYISLQDANNKELKLEDKGDGVLEVTEDCTLELVWKNNERLKEYVLVRSKELEFDEDPGSASETARAGHFTLEQCLNLFTKPEVLAPEEAWYCPKCQQHREASKQLLLWRLPNVLIIQLKRFSFRSFIWRDKINDMVDFPVRNLDLSKFCIGQKEDVQQPPIYDLYAVINHYGGMIGGHYTAYARLPNDKNSQRSDVGWRLFDDSTVTTVEESQVVTRYAYVLFYRRRNSPVERPPRLLDPLGDESPATAGAAASQGSSQTLFGTDLDPEGSPQLGTEVASDLFARSSECSGSSYTSMEEVD, encoded by the exons ATGTTTTTCTAGACTGGAAGCAGAATGCAGATGAAGTGATAGTCAGGCTACGTTGCGGAGAGGCTGTACTGAAGGTTGAGAATGTTGACACTGCCTTTTCAGATACGGCCTGCCAAGTACGCTTTCCAG ATGGGCGTGAGTGGAGCTGTCACCTACATGCTGAGATAGAAAGCTCCTGCACTAAAGTGCTGTACAAGGAGAAAGCCAGCATATTGCACTTGGTCATGCACAAGAAGATACCCTTCAACAACTGGCCCACTCTTATG AACAACCAGGAAACCAACCCAGTAGACATATTGAGGGAGAATGGAtgcagtcacaagtcatcaACAGAGTGGTCTGAGAAATCCAGCTTGAGCTCGGGACCGCTCAAAACTTCGAGCAGACTGGCTGAGAAGGCACCACCAACAGATCAGAAATGCAGTAAATCTGACCGCGGGGTAAAAAGAGGGATGAAGAACAAGCAGACAGGGAACCCCGAGAGTACAGGTGTCAAAGTATCTGAGACAAGGCCGGGCAATAAAGGAGACCAGACGCCTGAGCCGACTGCCAAGAGAACTGTCCGTCCGTACAAAAGCACAGCGGAGCCCACTGTAGCATCTAGCCCTGCACAAGAGCATCAGCTCAAGCCTATAACAAGCCATGAATCTGCCCCTGTGCCCTTTGCTCCCCAAGAAGGCAAATCAGAATCCCAGACTAAAGCATGCCAGGACCCACAAAAAGAGAAGAAggttgaaaaaaagacagacaggacCATTCAG gcTGAAGCAAGTGAATATAAGGATAAAGTAATTGTTCGTGAACAAAGGCCTGAGTCCCATGAGCCTCCTAGAGTCATACCTCCAACGCCTTGTGAAACCCATAAGCCCAGGGAGACCAACAGTGGAGAAACTGCTACAGAAGACACACTAAAAAACAAGGAGCAGGAGAGGACTGACGGTGCAATGCAGGACCGAAGACAAACAGATGTCCCAGCCCACCATGTGGAATCTGAAGAGGCTGTTCCACCAGCTGACTCCAAGAAGCAAGGAATTAAAAATACAGAGGAGGAAAAGAGGGACCGATCTAAAGAGGAGCCATGTGAGAAAAGTATTGAGAAGAATGACAGAG gccCAGAGCCAATGGTGAACCTGTCATTTGTGAAGAATGACTCATATGAGAAAGGGATAGACCTGATGGTTGTCAATGTCTACTTGAAGGAAATTTGTAGGGAGATTTCCAAAGTGCTCTTCAGGGAACAAGATTTCACCCTTATCTTCCAGACCTG TGATGCAAATTTTTTACGTCAACATCCAGACTGTGGACCAAACACTGTCTTTAGATGGCAAGTCAAACTCAG GAATCTGATTCAGCCGGAGCAATGCAGTTTTTCCTTCACTCCATCACGCATAGACATCACCCTGAGGAAGAGACACAGTCAGCGCTGGGGTGGTTTAGAAGCCCAAGTTCCACAAG TGGGGGGCGCAAAGGTTGCTGTGCCCTCCGGGCCTTCCTCTCTCGACAAGAGTCAGCCTGGGAGCAGCCAGCATGCTCTGCCTGCCAAAGAGGAGCCTCGAGCAGGGGAGGAGAAACCCAAGTCCTCCCGGGCTTCAGAGGAGGGTACTTTAGATGCTGTGGTTCCACGATCTGTTTCTGATCACGTTCCTATCAAACAAGAGCCAGCCATTACCACC CCGAAGCCCACCTGCATGGTGCAGCCAATGACCCATGCTCCTCCTGTAGGCAGTGAGCGACctgaggaagaagaggaaaagAAGGTGTGTCTCCCTGGCTTCACAGGACTGGTCAACCTGGGAAACACATGCTTCATGAACAGCGTCATCCAGTCTCTTTCCAACACACGGGAGCTAAGAGACTATTTCCATG ACCGGGCATTTGAGACGGAGATCAACTGTAATAACCCCCTGGGCACTGGTGGGAGGTTGGCCATTGGGTTTGCGGTGCTGCTGAGGGCTTTATGGAAAGGCACTCATCATGCTTTTCAGCCTTCCAAATTAAAG GCTATAGTGGCCAGTAAGGCTAGTCAGTTTACAGGTTATGCTCAACATGATGCCCAAGAATTCATGGCCTTCCTCTTGGATGGGCTGCACGAGGATCTGAACCGTATCCAAAACAAACCATACACAGAAACCGTGGATTCAGATGGTCGCCAGGATGAG GTTGTAGCAGAAGAAGCATGGCAAAGGCACAAGATGAGGAATGACTCGTTCATTGTCGATCTGTTCCAAGGACAGTACAAGTCAAAGCTTGTGTGCCCAATGTGCTCCAAG GTTTCGATTACCTTTGACCCCTTTCTATACTTGCCTGTCCCGCTACCTCAAAAACAAAAGGTGCTCACTGTCTTCTATTTTGCTAAGGAACCCCACAAGAAACCAGTCAAG TTTTTGGTGAGCGTTAGTAAAGAGAACTCCAGCACAGCGGAAGTGTTGGAGTCCATTTCCCGGAGTGTGAGAGTGAAACCAGAGAACCTCAAATTGGCAGAG GTGGTGAAAAACCATTTCCATCGGATATTTCTGCCTTCTCACTCTCTTGATACCGTTTCATCCGCTGACACGCTCTTCTGCTTCGAGGTGCTATCTAAAGAGCTGACTAAGGAGAAAGTTGTGCTGCTTAGGGTCCATCAG CGGCTTCAGGTTCCCAGTATTCCTATAGCCAAGTGTGCTGCCTGCCAGAAACCACCTCTGTCAGACGATGAGAAACTGAGGCGTTGTACACGTTGCTATCGTGTGGGCTACTGCAATCA AACTTGCCAGAAAAACCACTGGCCCAACCATAAATCTCTGTGCCGGCCCAACTCTGAGAATGTGGGTATGCCTTTTTTGATCAGTGTGCCAGAATCAAGACTTACTTACACCCGCCTCACTCAGCTTCTAGAGGGGTATTCCAG GTATTCGGTGAACGTGTTCCGTCCTCCATTCCAGTCTGGTCGAACATCCCCTGAGGTTAATCTATCACGTGCTGATCACTCTCCAACAACCAGTTCAATTGCTGAAGGACATGGGACAGAGGAAGAAGAAATTGATTCGCTTGAAGCAGGGCATGATCAGGAACAGGATCATGTGTCTTCGGAAGTGGCAGCAGCAGCACAGGCTTCCTTTCACTCAGCAGGAGATCCAAATTTACAGTCCACTCACACCACAGACTCTGGCTTCTCTGAGCTGCTTTCTAGCTCCCAGGATCCTTTTGGAGAAAAAGAAACGTCATGCGAAAAGGCTGTGAAACCAGAAG CTGCAGTCACAGGGTACCAACAACCCTCAGACTGTAGTTACAGGAGTGGTTCCCAGTTCTATATCTCACTACAAGATGCCAACAACAAGGAACTCAAACTTGAAGACAAAG GGGATGGAGTACTGGAGGTGACTGAAGACTGCACGTTGGAGCTCGTGTGGAAGAACAATGAGCGGCTAAAAGAGTATGTGCTGGTGCGCTCCAAAGAGCTGGAGTTTGATGAGGACCCAGGCTCTGCCAGTGAGACTGCCAGGGCGGGACACTTTACACTGGAGCAGTGCCTCAACCTCTTCACCAAGCCTGAGGTGTTGGCACCCGAGGAAGCATG GTACTGTCCAAAATGTCAGCAGCACAGGGAGGCCTCTAAGCAGCTTCTGCTTTGGCGTTTGCCGAATGTGCTCATCATTCAGCTTAAACGATTTTCCTTCCGGAGCTTCATCTGGAGAGACAAAATCAATGACATGGTGGACTTTCCTGTGAG GAACTTGGACTTGAGTAAGTTCTGTATCGGCCAGAAGGAAGATGTCCAGCAGCCTCCTATTTATGACCTATATGCTGTTATAAACCACTATGGAGGAATGATTGGCGGTCACTACACGGCGTATGCTCGTCTACCCAATGACAAAAACAGTCAGCGCAGTGATGTTG GCTGGCGTCTTTTTGACGACAGTACAGTAACTACAGTGGAAGAAAGCCAAGTGGTGACGCGCTATGCCTACGTGTTATTCTACCGACGTAGAAACTCTCCTGTTGAGCGACCGCCTCGTCTGCTCGACCCGCTGGGAGACGAGTCTCCTGCTACAGCTGGAGCCGCTGCCAGTCAG
- the usp19 gene encoding ubiquitin carboxyl-terminal hydrolase 19 isoform X2 produces MASSSASGEASRRRAQRGAEESSSKKKQKDRANQESREAKRAATAANQETKKDVFLDWKQNADEVIVRLRCGEAVLKVENVDTAFSDTACQVRFPDGREWSCHLHAEIESSCTKVLYKEKASILHLVMHKKIPFNNWPTLMNNQETNPVDILRENGCSHKSSTEWSEKSSLSSGPLKTSSRLAEKAPPTDQKCSKSDRGVKRGMKNKQTGNPESTGVKVSETRPGNKGDQTPEPTAKRTVRPYKSTAEPTVASSPAQEHQLKPITSHESAPVPFAPQEGKSESQTKACQDPQKEKKVEKKTDRTIQAEASEYKDKVIVREQRPESHEPPRVIPPTPCETHKPRETNSGETATEDTLKNKEQERTDGAMQDRRQTDVPAHHVESEEAVPPADSKKQGIKNTEEEKRDRSKEEPCEKSIEKNDRGPEPMVNLSFVKNDSYEKGIDLMVVNVYLKEICREISKVLFREQDFTLIFQTCDANFLRQHPDCGPNTVFRWQVKLRNLIQPEQCSFSFTPSRIDITLRKRHSQRWGGLEAQVPQGAVGGAKVAVPSGPSSLDKSQPGSSQHALPAKEEPRAGEEKPKSSRASEEGTLDAVVPRSVSDHVPIKQEPAITTPKPTCMVQPMTHAPPVGSERPEEEEEKKVCLPGFTGLVNLGNTCFMNSVIQSLSNTRELRDYFHDRAFETEINCNNPLGTGGRLAIGFAVLLRALWKGTHHAFQPSKLKAIVASKASQFTGYAQHDAQEFMAFLLDGLHEDLNRIQNKPYTETVDSDGRQDEVVAEEAWQRHKMRNDSFIVDLFQGQYKSKLVCPMCSKVSITFDPFLYLPVPLPQKQKVLTVFYFAKEPHKKPVKFLVSVSKENSSTAEVLESISRSVRVKPENLKLAEVVKNHFHRIFLPSHSLDTVSSADTLFCFEVLSKELTKEKVVLLRVHQRLQVPSIPIAKCAACQKPPLSDDEKLRRCTRCYRVGYCNQTCQKNHWPNHKSLCRPNSENVGMPFLISVPESRLTYTRLTQLLEGYSRYSVNVFRPPFQSGRTSPEVNLSRADHSPTTSSIAEGHGTEEEEIDSLEAGHDQEQDHVSSEVAAAAQASFHSAGDPNLQSTHTTDSGFSELLSSSQDPFGEKETSCEKAVKPEAAVTGYQQPSDCSYRSGSQFYISLQDANNKELKLEDKGDGVLEVTEDCTLELVWKNNERLKEYVLVRSKELEFDEDPGSASETARAGHFTLEQCLNLFTKPEVLAPEEAWYCPKCQQHREASKQLLLWRLPNVLIIQLKRFSFRSFIWRDKINDMVDFPVRNLDLSKFCIGQKEDVQQPPIYDLYAVINHYGGMIGGHYTAYARLPNDKNSQRSDVGWRLFDDSTVTTVEESQVVTRYAYVLFYRRRNSPVERPPRLLDPLGDESPATAGAAASQGSSQTLFGTDLDPEGSPQLGTEVASDLFARSSECSGSSYTSMEEVD; encoded by the exons ATGTTTTTCTAGACTGGAAGCAGAATGCAGATGAAGTGATAGTCAGGCTACGTTGCGGAGAGGCTGTACTGAAGGTTGAGAATGTTGACACTGCCTTTTCAGATACGGCCTGCCAAGTACGCTTTCCAG ATGGGCGTGAGTGGAGCTGTCACCTACATGCTGAGATAGAAAGCTCCTGCACTAAAGTGCTGTACAAGGAGAAAGCCAGCATATTGCACTTGGTCATGCACAAGAAGATACCCTTCAACAACTGGCCCACTCTTATG AACAACCAGGAAACCAACCCAGTAGACATATTGAGGGAGAATGGAtgcagtcacaagtcatcaACAGAGTGGTCTGAGAAATCCAGCTTGAGCTCGGGACCGCTCAAAACTTCGAGCAGACTGGCTGAGAAGGCACCACCAACAGATCAGAAATGCAGTAAATCTGACCGCGGGGTAAAAAGAGGGATGAAGAACAAGCAGACAGGGAACCCCGAGAGTACAGGTGTCAAAGTATCTGAGACAAGGCCGGGCAATAAAGGAGACCAGACGCCTGAGCCGACTGCCAAGAGAACTGTCCGTCCGTACAAAAGCACAGCGGAGCCCACTGTAGCATCTAGCCCTGCACAAGAGCATCAGCTCAAGCCTATAACAAGCCATGAATCTGCCCCTGTGCCCTTTGCTCCCCAAGAAGGCAAATCAGAATCCCAGACTAAAGCATGCCAGGACCCACAAAAAGAGAAGAAggttgaaaaaaagacagacaggacCATTCAG gcTGAAGCAAGTGAATATAAGGATAAAGTAATTGTTCGTGAACAAAGGCCTGAGTCCCATGAGCCTCCTAGAGTCATACCTCCAACGCCTTGTGAAACCCATAAGCCCAGGGAGACCAACAGTGGAGAAACTGCTACAGAAGACACACTAAAAAACAAGGAGCAGGAGAGGACTGACGGTGCAATGCAGGACCGAAGACAAACAGATGTCCCAGCCCACCATGTGGAATCTGAAGAGGCTGTTCCACCAGCTGACTCCAAGAAGCAAGGAATTAAAAATACAGAGGAGGAAAAGAGGGACCGATCTAAAGAGGAGCCATGTGAGAAAAGTATTGAGAAGAATGACAGAG gccCAGAGCCAATGGTGAACCTGTCATTTGTGAAGAATGACTCATATGAGAAAGGGATAGACCTGATGGTTGTCAATGTCTACTTGAAGGAAATTTGTAGGGAGATTTCCAAAGTGCTCTTCAGGGAACAAGATTTCACCCTTATCTTCCAGACCTG TGATGCAAATTTTTTACGTCAACATCCAGACTGTGGACCAAACACTGTCTTTAGATGGCAAGTCAAACTCAG GAATCTGATTCAGCCGGAGCAATGCAGTTTTTCCTTCACTCCATCACGCATAGACATCACCCTGAGGAAGAGACACAGTCAGCGCTGGGGTGGTTTAGAAGCCCAAGTTCCACAAG GTGCAGTGGGGGGCGCAAAGGTTGCTGTGCCCTCCGGGCCTTCCTCTCTCGACAAGAGTCAGCCTGGGAGCAGCCAGCATGCTCTGCCTGCCAAAGAGGAGCCTCGAGCAGGGGAGGAGAAACCCAAGTCCTCCCGGGCTTCAGAGGAGGGTACTTTAGATGCTGTGGTTCCACGATCTGTTTCTGATCACGTTCCTATCAAACAAGAGCCAGCCATTACCACC CCGAAGCCCACCTGCATGGTGCAGCCAATGACCCATGCTCCTCCTGTAGGCAGTGAGCGACctgaggaagaagaggaaaagAAGGTGTGTCTCCCTGGCTTCACAGGACTGGTCAACCTGGGAAACACATGCTTCATGAACAGCGTCATCCAGTCTCTTTCCAACACACGGGAGCTAAGAGACTATTTCCATG ACCGGGCATTTGAGACGGAGATCAACTGTAATAACCCCCTGGGCACTGGTGGGAGGTTGGCCATTGGGTTTGCGGTGCTGCTGAGGGCTTTATGGAAAGGCACTCATCATGCTTTTCAGCCTTCCAAATTAAAG GCTATAGTGGCCAGTAAGGCTAGTCAGTTTACAGGTTATGCTCAACATGATGCCCAAGAATTCATGGCCTTCCTCTTGGATGGGCTGCACGAGGATCTGAACCGTATCCAAAACAAACCATACACAGAAACCGTGGATTCAGATGGTCGCCAGGATGAG GTTGTAGCAGAAGAAGCATGGCAAAGGCACAAGATGAGGAATGACTCGTTCATTGTCGATCTGTTCCAAGGACAGTACAAGTCAAAGCTTGTGTGCCCAATGTGCTCCAAG GTTTCGATTACCTTTGACCCCTTTCTATACTTGCCTGTCCCGCTACCTCAAAAACAAAAGGTGCTCACTGTCTTCTATTTTGCTAAGGAACCCCACAAGAAACCAGTCAAG TTTTTGGTGAGCGTTAGTAAAGAGAACTCCAGCACAGCGGAAGTGTTGGAGTCCATTTCCCGGAGTGTGAGAGTGAAACCAGAGAACCTCAAATTGGCAGAG GTGGTGAAAAACCATTTCCATCGGATATTTCTGCCTTCTCACTCTCTTGATACCGTTTCATCCGCTGACACGCTCTTCTGCTTCGAGGTGCTATCTAAAGAGCTGACTAAGGAGAAAGTTGTGCTGCTTAGGGTCCATCAG CGGCTTCAGGTTCCCAGTATTCCTATAGCCAAGTGTGCTGCCTGCCAGAAACCACCTCTGTCAGACGATGAGAAACTGAGGCGTTGTACACGTTGCTATCGTGTGGGCTACTGCAATCA AACTTGCCAGAAAAACCACTGGCCCAACCATAAATCTCTGTGCCGGCCCAACTCTGAGAATGTGGGTATGCCTTTTTTGATCAGTGTGCCAGAATCAAGACTTACTTACACCCGCCTCACTCAGCTTCTAGAGGGGTATTCCAG GTATTCGGTGAACGTGTTCCGTCCTCCATTCCAGTCTGGTCGAACATCCCCTGAGGTTAATCTATCACGTGCTGATCACTCTCCAACAACCAGTTCAATTGCTGAAGGACATGGGACAGAGGAAGAAGAAATTGATTCGCTTGAAGCAGGGCATGATCAGGAACAGGATCATGTGTCTTCGGAAGTGGCAGCAGCAGCACAGGCTTCCTTTCACTCAGCAGGAGATCCAAATTTACAGTCCACTCACACCACAGACTCTGGCTTCTCTGAGCTGCTTTCTAGCTCCCAGGATCCTTTTGGAGAAAAAGAAACGTCATGCGAAAAGGCTGTGAAACCAGAAG CTGCAGTCACAGGGTACCAACAACCCTCAGACTGTAGTTACAGGAGTGGTTCCCAGTTCTATATCTCACTACAAGATGCCAACAACAAGGAACTCAAACTTGAAGACAAAG GGGATGGAGTACTGGAGGTGACTGAAGACTGCACGTTGGAGCTCGTGTGGAAGAACAATGAGCGGCTAAAAGAGTATGTGCTGGTGCGCTCCAAAGAGCTGGAGTTTGATGAGGACCCAGGCTCTGCCAGTGAGACTGCCAGGGCGGGACACTTTACACTGGAGCAGTGCCTCAACCTCTTCACCAAGCCTGAGGTGTTGGCACCCGAGGAAGCATG GTACTGTCCAAAATGTCAGCAGCACAGGGAGGCCTCTAAGCAGCTTCTGCTTTGGCGTTTGCCGAATGTGCTCATCATTCAGCTTAAACGATTTTCCTTCCGGAGCTTCATCTGGAGAGACAAAATCAATGACATGGTGGACTTTCCTGTGAG GAACTTGGACTTGAGTAAGTTCTGTATCGGCCAGAAGGAAGATGTCCAGCAGCCTCCTATTTATGACCTATATGCTGTTATAAACCACTATGGAGGAATGATTGGCGGTCACTACACGGCGTATGCTCGTCTACCCAATGACAAAAACAGTCAGCGCAGTGATGTTG GCTGGCGTCTTTTTGACGACAGTACAGTAACTACAGTGGAAGAAAGCCAAGTGGTGACGCGCTATGCCTACGTGTTATTCTACCGACGTAGAAACTCTCCTGTTGAGCGACCGCCTCGTCTGCTCGACCCGCTGGGAGACGAGTCTCCTGCTACAGCTGGAGCCGCTGCCAGTCAG